One Mycolicibacterium rufum genomic window, CCCGCACGCGACCGCTCCGACGGTGAGGACACCTCGACGCGGCACCGCATCCTGGTCGCGACCGCGGAGGTGCTCGGCCGCAGCGGGCAGACCAAACTGAGCCTCTCGGAAGTTGCGCTGCAGGCCGGCGTGTCCCGCCCGACGCTGTACCGCTGGTTCGCCGACAAGCAGGAACTGCTGACGGCCTTCGGGATCTACGAACGCGACATGTTCGAGACCGGGATCGCCAGGGCCACCGCAGGTTTGCGCGGCAACGACCGGGTAGACGCCGCGATGCGGTTCATCGTCGACTATCAGCGGTCCTACTCCGGGGTGCGACTGGTCGACATCGAACCCGAGGTCGTCATCGGGCAGCTGGCCCACATCATCCCGGCGATGCGCAGCCAGCTCGAGAGGCTGCTGCCCGGTCCCAACGGCGCGGTGAAGGCCGCGACCGCGGTCCGCGTCGCGGTGTCGCACTACATCGTGCGCAGCGACGACGCCGACCAGTTCCTCGCCCAGCTGCGGCACTGCGTCGGCATCAGGAACAGCTGAGCTGTGGTTCAGGTCGACCACGTCGCCGATGAGTTGGCGATCCAGGCGCTGCTGAACCGCTACGCCCGCGCCGTGGACACCAAGGACTGGCAGCTCTACCGCTCGGTGTTCACCGCCGACGCACTCATCGACTACTCCTCGGCGGGAGCCGTGGCGGGAACGCTCGACGAGGTCGTCGACTGGTTCGCCACCCATTTCGGCGTGATCGTGTGGAGCATGCACCACATCACCAACGTCGAAGCCGACATCGACGGGGACACGGCGACGGTGCGCGCGATGTTCTACAACCCGATGCAGCTGCCCGGCATGGCCGAACCCAGCAGCTGCGGCGGCTACTACCACCACGAGGTGGTGCGGACTCCCGACGGTTGGCGCAGCCGC contains:
- a CDS encoding TetR/AcrR family transcriptional regulator, with translation MNQPARDRSDGEDTSTRHRILVATAEVLGRSGQTKLSLSEVALQAGVSRPTLYRWFADKQELLTAFGIYERDMFETGIARATAGLRGNDRVDAAMRFIVDYQRSYSGVRLVDIEPEVVIGQLAHIIPAMRSQLERLLPGPNGAVKAATAVRVAVSHYIVRSDDADQFLAQLRHCVGIRNS
- a CDS encoding nuclear transport factor 2 family protein, which translates into the protein MVQVDHVADELAIQALLNRYARAVDTKDWQLYRSVFTADALIDYSSAGAVAGTLDEVVDWFATHFGVIVWSMHHITNVEADIDGDTATVRAMFYNPMQLPGMAEPSSCGGYYHHEVVRTPDGWRSRRLREENVWFLNPPSSG